CACTCCTCGAGCGTCAGCCGCTCGGCCACCTGCCGGCGGTCGAGCACCAGGACCTCGCCGGACGAGATCACGAACGCACCTCGCGCGGACGCCGCGGCTTGGGGCGCGCCACCGTGGGCGATGGGAGTGAAGCGGGACGGAACGAGCGGTAGAGGTGATCGAAGAGCGTCATCCCTCGCTCGAGCCGGCTCGCGTCGTCGGCATGGGAGGACACGATCCCGGAGAGGAGGCGCTCGACACCGGGCGCCTCGGGAACGTCGAACGCGCCGTCCCGGAGATCGAGCTCATGAACGATTCGCGCGACGCGCGACAGGGCGACGTCTTCGGTCCCGGTCCGGGCGATCAGCGTTTCCAGCGAACAGCCTCCGCCCTCGTGCGAGAACTCGGCGCCCGGCATGTCGAAGCTTCGCTCTCCCGCGCGGATCGTGTGGGGCGGCGGCGCGAAGCGGATCCGTGCCTTCGGATCGAGGAATCGGCGGATGAACCACGCGCACGCGATCCGATCGACCAGGATCCCGGAGCGAGTGACCCACGCCTGCCCCTTCCAGCGAGAATCCGCGCCCTTCGATGCACGCGCCACCGGTGAGCGAAACGCAGCTCGAAGAGCCGCCTCGTCCTCCGCCGACGTGAAGCGGGCTTCGCAGACGAAGGCCTCACCGCCGGCGCTCCGGATCTCGTCGGCCACCGCCTTGAGCCGGGCCAGCTCCGCTTCACCGTGCGGCAGCGCGTAGACCGCCTTCTTGAGCGGCGCGGCGCCGGCGCGGGCGAGCAGGGCGCGGATCCTGGCCCGTAGATAGAGGGGCCGGGCGGGAACGCGGTGGATCAGGAACAACCAGTCGTGCGGCTTCATCGGTGGCCCTCCACGGGGAGTATTTCTAGCAGTTGATATATTATCTGTCAACTGCTATATCTGGGGTCCACCCGCACCGAGGAGGCGCCGATGAAATGGATCACGCGTGAGAATGCCGCCGTCGACCGGATTGCCTGTCCGTGGCTGATCCGCCGGTTCGTCGACCCCGAGGCGGAGTTCCTGTTCGTGGCGCCCGACAAGGTCCGCGAAGTCGCCGAGCAGGAAGGCGCCGTGCCCTACGACGTCGAGGGCGTGGAGCTCGGGCACCGGGACGGCCGCTGCTCGTTCGAGAGCATCCTCGTCAAGTACGGGCTCGAACGCGATCCGGCGCTCGCGATCCTGGGCCAGCTGATCCATGGAGCCGACATCACCGAGCACGCCGACCGCATGCCGGAGAGCCGAGGCCTCAAGGCCATCGCTTCCGGTTTTCGCCTGCTGCACGGCCGCGACGATCACTTGAAGCTGCGCCTGGAGACGCCGTTGTACGACGCCCTCTACGCCTGGGCCCAGGACCAGCACGCGCGCGCCCGGGAGGTGAAGGCCGGTGTCTGATCCACGCAGGGCGCTGCTCGCGCGCACGATCGTGCGACATTCGACCCGGCTCGAGCGGGACGAAGTGATGCTGATCGAGTCGTTCGATCTGACGGACGGGCTGGTGTCCGATCTGATCGACGAGGTGCACGCGGTCGGCGGCGTCCCGCTCCCGTACCTGCGGAAGAACGCATTGATCCGCCAGCTCCTCCTCGAGGGCAACGAGCGGCAGGTGGCCCTGCAAGCCGAGATCGAGCTGTTCCAGATGCAGAAGGCTCAGGCCTACGTCGGGATCCGCGCCGTCGAAAACGTCTCGGAGCTCGCGGACGTCCCGCCCGATCACGCGGCGCTTCACGCTCGCCTCATCCAGAAGGCGGTGCATGCTGACTATCGCGTCAACCACACCAAGTGGGTGGTGCTGCGCTACCCCACGCCGTCGATGGCGCAGCTCGCGGGCATGAGCACCGCGGCGTTCGAGCGCTTCTACTACGACGTCTGCACACTCGACTACGGGCTCATGGCGGATGCCATTGCTCCCCTGGCCGACCGGATGCGGCGCACCGACGAGGTCCGGCTTCGCGGCCCGGGGACCGATCTGCGCTTCAGCATCAAGGGGATCGGCGCGGTGTCATGCGAAGGGCGCCGCAACCTGCCGGACGGAGAGTGCTTCACGGCGCCGGTGAGGAATTCGATCGAGGGCCACATCTCCTACAACGCTCCTTCGCTCTACCAGGGCACGACCTACCGCGACGTCTGCCTGACCTTCGAAGGCGGAGCGATCGTGAGGGCGACCGGGAGTCCGCAGGATCGCCTCGAAAAGCTGCTCGCGTCCGACGAAGGCTCGCGGTCGGTCGGCGAGTTTTCGCTCGGATTCAATCCGCACATCCTTCGGCCCATGCTCGACACGCTGTTCGACGAGAAGATCGCGGGGTCCCTGCACTTCACTCCCGGCCAGGCCTACGCGCTGGCCGACAACGGCAACCGTTCCCAGATCCATTGGGACCTGGTCCTCATCCAGCGTCCGGAGTACGGCGGAGGCGAGGTGTGGTTCGACGGGGAGCTGGTGCGGAAGGACGGGCGCTTCCTCCCCGCCGACCTGCAGGGATTGAATCCCGAGAACCTGGTGAACGCGCGCTGACCTGGCGCGGCTTCATCACGACCTCGCGTCCGGCCGGTTCATGCGTGGGACTGTAGACGC
The Candidatus Eisenbacteria bacterium DNA segment above includes these coding regions:
- a CDS encoding aminopeptidase, whose translation is MSDPRRALLARTIVRHSTRLERDEVMLIESFDLTDGLVSDLIDEVHAVGGVPLPYLRKNALIRQLLLEGNERQVALQAEIELFQMQKAQAYVGIRAVENVSELADVPPDHAALHARLIQKAVHADYRVNHTKWVVLRYPTPSMAQLAGMSTAAFERFYYDVCTLDYGLMADAIAPLADRMRRTDEVRLRGPGTDLRFSIKGIGAVSCEGRRNLPDGECFTAPVRNSIEGHISYNAPSLYQGTTYRDVCLTFEGGAIVRATGSPQDRLEKLLASDEGSRSVGEFSLGFNPHILRPMLDTLFDEKIAGSLHFTPGQAYALADNGNRSQIHWDLVLIQRPEYGGGEVWFDGELVRKDGRFLPADLQGLNPENLVNAR
- a CDS encoding chromate resistance protein ChrB domain-containing protein — its product is MKPHDWLFLIHRVPARPLYLRARIRALLARAGAAPLKKAVYALPHGEAELARLKAVADEIRSAGGEAFVCEARFTSAEDEAALRAAFRSPVARASKGADSRWKGQAWVTRSGILVDRIACAWFIRRFLDPKARIRFAPPPHTIRAGERSFDMPGAEFSHEGGGCSLETLIARTGTEDVALSRVARIVHELDLRDGAFDVPEAPGVERLLSGIVSSHADDASRLERGMTLFDHLYRSFRPASLPSPTVARPKPRRPREVRS
- a CDS encoding chromate resistance protein ChrB domain-containing protein; this translates as MKWITRENAAVDRIACPWLIRRFVDPEAEFLFVAPDKVREVAEQEGAVPYDVEGVELGHRDGRCSFESILVKYGLERDPALAILGQLIHGADITEHADRMPESRGLKAIASGFRLLHGRDDHLKLRLETPLYDALYAWAQDQHARAREVKAGV